A segment of the Acidobacteriota bacterium genome:
CTCGCCGATTCCCACGGCGTCGACGAGATCCTCGCCGCCGCAACGAGCGCGACCCGCGAGGCGGAAAATGGCGGCGACTTCCTCCGTCGTGTGGAGCGCGAGGTGGGCATTCGCGTGCACGTGATTTCGGGCACGGAGGAAGCGCGTCTCATCCACCTCGCGGCCGGCTATGCGACCGACATCGGCCGGCGGCGCGGCGTGGTGATCGACATCGGCGGTGGCAGCGTGGAAATCACGCTCGGCACCTCGGCGCGACCGATGCTCTCGCGGAGTTTCAAGATGGGCGTCATCCGTCTCGCGGAGCGATTCGTCGCGAGCGATCCGATCTCCGACGCGGACGAGCGCAGGCTCTCGCGCCACATCCTCAGGCAGTCGGGAAAGTACCTCGACGAGATCGCGAACCGCGGCTTCGACCGCGTCATCGGGACCTCCGGCACGATCCTCAGCCTCGGCGCGCTGGCCGCCGGGCAGGAGGCGCCCAAAGACCTGCGGAACTTTCGCGTCAGCGCGAAGAGCATTCGCCGCGTGCGCGAGCGGCTGGCCCGGCTCGACCTGCAGCGGCGCCTGAAGCTCCCGGGGCTCGACCCGAAGCGCGCCGACATCGCCGTGCCCGGCAGCATCCTGCTCGACACGCTGCTCGACCGGCTCGGCGCGCGCGAGATTACGCTGTGCGACTTCGCGCTGCGCGAGGGGCTGGTCATCGATTTCATCCGTCGCAACACGTCGACGATCCGCCAGCTCGAACGCTATCCCGACGTCCGCCAGCGCAGCGTCGTCGAGCTCGGCCAGCGGTGCCGGTTCGACGCGGACCATTCGCGGCACGTCGCGGATCTGGCCGCGCGGCTGTTCGACCGCACGCGGAGGTGGCACGGGCTGGGAGAGCGCGAGCGGCAGTGGCTCGAGTACGGCGCGCTCCTGCACGACGTGGGCGTGCACATCAGCTACGAGCGCCACCATCGCCATTCCTACTATCTGATCAAGAACGGCGGGCTGCGCGGCTTCGAGCCCGAGGAGATCGAGGTCATCGCGCTGATCGCGCGCTATCACCGCCGCGGCACGCCGAAGCGCGCCCACGAGGGGTTCGGCACGCTGCCCCGCGCGCTGCGCAGGACCGTCCGGGTTCTCGCCACGCTCGTCCGGCTCGCCGAGGGGCTCGACCGCACGCGGAACGGCGTCATACACGATGTGGAGATCTCGCCGGACGACACGAGCGTCTCCGTGCGGCTGTCTGCCAGGGGGGACGCGGAGCTCGAGCTCTGGGCCGCCCAGCGCCAGGGCAGCCTGGTCGAACAATGGGTCGGGCTCCCGATCCGATTCGAAGTCGTCAGCGCCGCGGGGGAGCCCGCGGCCGGCGGGGAAACCGATGGCCAACAGTCTGACAACACCGCACCAGTATCCGGGCAAGCTGTTCGTGGTCGAAGGGATCGACGGCTCGGGAAAGACAACGCAGCTGGGGCTGCTGGCCAAGTGGCTCAGCGCCGCGGGGCACCGCGTCTTCGTCACCGAGTGGAACTCGTCGGCGCTGGTGAAGGCCGCCACCAAGGCGGGGAAGAAGAAGAACCAGCTCACGCCGATGACCTTCAGCCTGCTGCACGCCACCGACTTCGCTGACCGGCTGCTCTACAGCATCATCCCGCCGCTCAAGGCGGGGATGGTGGTCCTCGCGGACCGGTACGCCTACACGGCGTTCGCGCGCGACGTGGCGCGCAACGTCGACCGCTCGTGGGTGCGCGAGTTGTATTCCTTCGCGGTGCGCCCCGACCTGGCCGTGTACTTCCGTGTGCCGATCGACGTCTCCCTCGACCGCCTGCTCGCCCGGCGCGTGAAGCTGAAATTCTACGAGGCAGGCATGGACATGGGCTGGAGCACGAACCCGACCGAGAGCTTTCGGCTGTTCCAGGGGAAGGTGCTCGAGGAGTACGACCGCCTGGTCGAAGAATTCGGCCTCGACGTGATCGACGCGACCGGCAGCATCACGGAACAACAGCGCGTCTTCCGCCGCGTCGTCGCCGCGTACCTCGGCGTGCCGGCCACCGACGAACCGATCGAGGAGGCCGTGGAAGCGGCCGCGGCCGAGGGCCAGGGAGGACGCAGTTGACGCCGACGCCCGCAGGTTTGTACTACGGCAACCCGATTCCCTACCTCCCCATTCCGGTGGAGGGGTTTCCGGGGAAGATCATCGCCGTCGAAGGGACCGACGGCGTCGGCCGCTCGACGCAGATCCGGCTGCTCCGCGAGTGGCTCGAGGTGCAGGGCTACGGCGTCGTCGAGACCGGGTGGACGCGGTCGCCCTTGATGTCCCCGACCATCGACCTGGCGAAATCCAGCAACACGCTGAACAAGCTGACGTTCACGCTGCTCTACGCCACGGACTTCGCCGACCGCCTCGAGAAGGAGGTGATTCCCGCGCTCAAGGCAGGATTCATCGTCCTCACGGATCGCTACCTGTACACGGCGCTGGCTCGCGCGGGCGTTCGCGGCATCGACCGCACGTGGATGCGGAACCTGTACAGTTTCGCGATCGCGCCGCACCTGGTGTTCTACCTGCGCATCGACGAGAAGACGCTGATCCGGCGCGTGCTCCAGTCGCGAGGCATGAACTTCTGGGAATCCGGCATGGACCTGAAGCTGGCCGACGACATTTACGACAGCTTCCGGGCGTACCAGCGCGCGCTGCTGCGCGAGTACAACGCCATGGCGGAGGAGTTCAGCTTCCGCGTCATCGACGCGCGGCGCAAGATCGACTGGATCCAGGAGGAGCTGCGGAAGCAGGTTGGAGAGTTCCTCGCCGGTGCGGGGACGTAGGAGGAGTTGCCTCAGGGCACTCCCGCAAACCCATAAATCTGTTTCTTCAGCCCGGTATACCAGGACCGCATGCCGATCGCCCGCGCTTCGGCGTACGCCCGGGCGTTGTCCCAGCGGTGGCGGGCGATGCGGTAGAAGCCCACGAGCGCGCCCGTGCGATCGGCGCCACGCCGGCAGTGCAGGAACACCGGGCCGTCCTGGGCGCCGTCGACAACCGCGAAGAACGACCGGATGGTTTCGCCCGGGATCGTGCGCGAGCGCGTGAAGAAATTCCCGTCGCGGACCGGCAGGTGGATGTAGCGCATCCCGAGCGACTCGACGATCCGCTGCTCGGCGCCCGTCCTGGCCTCGTCGTCGTCGCGCAGGTTGACGACCGTGCGCACGCCGAGGTCGCGCAGGTAGCGGAACCCCTCCGCGTCCGGCTGTGCGCCGCGGTAGAGCCGACCGTCCACCCGGTGAAACCGCGGGATTGGCGCCGCCGTGTCCGCCGCCACTGCGGCGGGCACCGCCAGCGAACCAACCACGAGCGCCGCGCCAATGCGGGGGGACATCCTTGAAAGTATAGACGCGCTCCACGGCGCGTCGGCCGGTGTTTACACCGAGTTAACGCGGCCGAAACGGCGAGGCAACCGCGGCCGGCTACCCTGTCGGGGCGGTGACCGTCCCAACAGCCTTCGCGCCCCCCGCGCCCGGTTCGTCGCTGCCGGCCGGGGCCCGGTCCGCCCCGGCGCCCGAACGCGGCCCGAAGATCACGGTCTCCCGCCTGAACTTCTATTACGGCCAGGTCCGCGCGCTGCAGGACATTGCCATCGAGGTGCCGGAGCGGATGGTCACCGCGTTCATCGGCCCGTCGGGATGCGGCAAGAGCACGTTCCTGCGGACGCTCAACCGCATGAACGACCTGATTCCCGGCGTGCGCGTCACCGGAGAGGTCCGCATCGACGGCCAGGACATCTACGCGTCGTCCATCGACGTGGTGGGCCTGCGGCGGCGCGTCGGCATGGTGTTCCAGAAGTCGAACCCGTTTCCGAAATCCGTGTTCGAGAACGTGGCGTACGGGCTGCGGATCAACCGGCTCGCGGGCAGCCGCGCGGAGTTGCACGGCCGTGTCGAGGAAAGCCTGCGCGCCGCGGCCTTGTGGGACGAAGTCAAGGACCGGCTGCACGCCCCGGCCGCCGCGCTCTCCGGCGGCCAGCAGCAGCGGTTGTGCATCGCGCGCGCCCTTGCGGTGCGGCCGGAGGTGCTGCTGATGGACGAGCCGGCGTCCGCGCTCGACCCGATCGCCACCCAGCGCATCGAGGAGTTGATCTACGAGTTGAAGGAGCGCTATACGATCGTGATCGTCACCCACAACATGCAGCAGGCGGCGCGCGTGTCGGACCTCACCGCGTTCTTCTGGCTGGGCAAGCTGGTGGAAGTTGACGAGACCCGGCGCGTGTTCACCGCGCCGCGTGAGAAGCTGACCGAAGATTACGTGACGGGGCGATTCGGCTGATGCCGGACACACATCGATTTCAGGAGGAGTTCGACGCGTTCAAGGCGCGGCTGCTCGAAATGGCGGGCCTCGCCGAGGAGCGCGTACGCGCCGTGGTCCGCGCGCTCGTCGAGCGTGATCCGGACGTCATCGAGCAGGTTGCCGCCGGCGACGATCCGATCAACCGCCTCCAGGTCGAGATCGACAACCGCGGCTTCCTCCTCCTGGCCCTCTACCAGCCGGTGGCCACCGACTTGCGGGCGATCATGGCCGCGCTCAAGATCAATACGGATCTCGAGCGCGTCGGCGATCTCGCGGTGAACATCGCGGAGGCGGCCCGCCGCTGCCTCACCCATCCCCCTGTGAAGCCGCTCATCGACATCCCGCGGATGGCCGGCATTGCCGAGGGCATGCTGCGCGACTCGCTGGACGCGTTCGTCCGGCGGGATCCCGCGCTCGCGCGCGACGTCCTGGGCCGCGATGACACCCTCGACACCCTCAAGACGCAGGTCTTCCGCGAGCTGCTCACCTACATGCTCCAGGACCCCTCGACCATCGAGCCCGCCCTCGACCTGGTCCTGATCTCCCGGCACCTCGAACGCATCGGCGACCACGCCACCAATGTCGCGGAGGAGGTCATCTTCATGGTCTCGGCACGCGACGTCCGCCACCAGGCCGCTGAAAAGGCATAAACAGCCCGACCGCGGGATAGAATGGTCCGATGGCTCCGGGTGAAGTGTGCGTGTACTGCCGACGCCGCCCGGTGGCGCCCGAATGGAAGCCGTTCTGCAGCCAGCGCTGCCGGATGGCGGATCTCGGCCGCTGGCTCTCACAGGACTACCGCGTGGCGGGCGACACGTCGCCCCCCGAATCTGACGACGACGATGCCTGATACTCTGACAATTACCGACAACCGTACCGGCAAGCAGTACGAAATCCCGATCCAGGACGACACAATCAAGGCCATGGATCTGCGGCAGATCAAGGTCAAGCCCGACGACTTCGGCATGATGACCTACGACCCCGCCTTCCAGAACACGGCCGCGTGCCGCAGCCGGATCACGTACATCGACGGCGACAAGGGGGTGCTGCTCTACCGCGGCTACCCGATCGAGCAGCTCGCCGAACACAGCGACTTCCTCGAAACCGCGTACCTGCTCCTCTTCGGCGAGCTGCCGACGGCGGCGCAGATGCAGGCGTGGATCAAGGAGGTCACCCTCCACACGATGGTCCACGAGAACATCAAGAAGTTGATGGAGGCGTACCAGTATGACGCACACCCGATGGGGATCTTCCTGAGCACGGTGGGCGCCTTCTCGACCTTCTACCCGGACGCCAAGCAGATCTTCAACCCCGAGGCGCGCCGCCGGCAGATCGTGCGGCTCGTCGCCAAGGTGCCGACGATTGCGGCCTACGCGTTTCGCCACAGCATCGGTCGCCCGTACGTGTACCCGGACAACGACCTGAGCTACACGGGCAACTTCCTGAACATGCTGTTCAAGATGACCGAGCTGAAGTACCAGTCGCACCCCGTGCTGGAGCGCGCGCTCGACGTCCTCTTCATCCTCCACGCAGACCACGAGCAGAACTGCAGCACGAGCGCGATGCGCGGCATCGGCAGCTCGCACGCCGATCCGTACTCGTCGATGGCGGGCGCCGCCGCCGCGCTGTACGGCCCGCTGCACGGGGGCGCGAACGAGGCCGTGCTGCGCATGCTGCACGAGATCGGATCGCTCTCGAACGTGCCGGCATTCATCAAGAAGGTGAAGGCGGGCGAAGGGCGGCTGATGGGATTCGGCCACCGGGTGTACAAGTCGTACGACCCGCGCGCCAAGATCATCAAGAAGATCGCCGACCTCGTGTTCGCCGTGACGGGGCGCAACCCGCTGCTCGACATCGCCCTCGAGCTGGAGCGCATCGCGCTCGAGGACGAGTACTTCGTCAACCGGAAGCTGTACCCGAACGTCGACTTCTACTCGGGCCTCATCTACCAGGCGATGAAATTCCCGGTCGAGATGTTCCCGGTGCTCTTCGCGATCCCGCGCGCGGCGGGCTGGATGGCGCAGTGGGAAGAGATGATCCTGGACCAGGACCAGAAGATCGCGCGCCCGCGGCAGATCTACGTCGGGAGCGCGAAGCGGGATTACGTGCCGAGGGACAAGCGGAAGGAAGTCTGAGCGAAAGGGGGACAGTCACACTTTCCTCGGCAGGGCCAGGAAAGTGTGACTGTCCCCCTTTTTTCTCAACTGCCGATTTCGTCGAGGATTTCCGCCTCGCTCAGCACCGTCGCCGACCGCTTCGCGCGGGCGAAGATGCGATCCACCAGCTCGTCGCCCGCGGGCAGGCCGCGTCTTTCCAGCCAGTAGATCACGTTCGATCGGCCTGACATCGGTCCGACCTCGATCTCCTGCTCGCGCCCGATCAACCGCGCGGGCACCGAGGAGTAGACCGCGTCGGCGAGCTCCCGGTCGTTCTTGCGGAACGCCTTGACGACCGCCGCGGCGTGGACGCCGGTCGCCGTGCGAAACGCGTCCCGGCCGAGCACCGGGTAGTTCGGCGGCAGCGGCACACGGCAGGCGTCGGACACCAGACGGGCATACTCGGGCAGCGGCGTGAGATCGCGGTTCAGGTATCCCATCAGCACCAGGTTGACGAGCAGCAGATCCATCGGCGTGTTGCCCACGCGCTCGCCGATGCCGATGGCCGTTCCGTGCAGCCGCGTGGCGCCCGCCTCGTACGCCGCGATCGTCGAGATCACGCCCAGGTCGCGGTCGCGGTGGCCGTGCCAGTCGATGCCGATCTGATCGCCCCCGCTCTCCTTGATCACCTCCGCGATGAACCGCACAACGGCGCGCGCGCCCGCCGGCGTCGCATGCCCGACGGTATCCGCCACGCACAGGCGGCTCGCGCCGGCGCGGAGGGCCGTGGAATAGAGCTTGCGGATGCTGTCCGGGTCCGCCCGCGTCGTGTCCTCGGTGACGTACATGACCGGCAGCCCTTCGCGCACCGCGAACGTGATGGCGTCCTCCGTCCACCGCTGCAGCTCGTCGATCGTCCAGCCCTCCGCGTACTGGCGGATGGGACTCGACCCGATGAACGCGCAGCACTCGATCGGGATGCCGACGCGCTGCGAGATCTCCGCGATCGGCCGTATGTCGGCAATGACCGTCCGCGCGGCGCAGTTCGGCCTGATGTTGAGCCCCGCGTCCGCGATCTCGCGCGCGAGCAGCTCCACGTCTCGGACCACGTGCGGCCCGGCGCCCGGCAGCCCGATGTCGGCCGTGTCGATCCGGAGCGCCTCCATGAGATGGAGGATGCGGATCTTGTCCTCGATCGCGGGCGCGCAGACCGACGGGGACTGGAGCCCGTCGCGCAGCGTCTCGTCGTCCAGCATCGGCGCGTGCGCCGGCGCCTCGCCGCGCTGGTTCCAGTCGAAGATGAGCGGGTGCATGTCAGTGCCCGGCGGGACTCCGCGGCCGTGACAGGCGGAGGACCGTCACCGCCCCGGCGCCGCCGACGAGCAGCGCCCACAGTGACGCGGTGACCGCCGCGTCGCGCACGGTCTGGTCCATGATCTCGTGCATGGTGACGCGCGGTCCGCGTCCCAGCTCGTGGTCCGCCTGCCGGTACAGATACTCCTTCACGCCGCGGGTGACGAGAATATCGAACACGCCGTTCCACACGACCGCCGACACGAGGAGCCACACGCCAAGCCAGGGCCACAGGCGAAATGCCGGGCGCCACAAACGCGATGCCTGCGGGCTCTTACCCGTCATAGCGGAGCACCATGGCCGTGATGTCGTCGGCCTGCGGCACGCCGGTGGCGTACTCGCGGACGGACGACAGCAGCCCCTCGAGCACGTCCGACGGCTCGTCGGCGTCCGGGCGCTGCTGGAGCACATCGATGATGCGCGGCTCGCCGTACTCCTCCCCTCCCGCGTTCACCGCTTCGGACACGCCATCGCTGAAGATCACCAGGCGGTCGCCCGGCGTCAGCATCAGCGTTTCCTCGTCGAACGACGCGGCCTCGAAGAGCCCGACGATCGGGCCGCCGACTTCGAGCTTGCGCAGCGCGCGCTTCCCTACCAGCAGCGGCGGGTTATGGCCCGCGTTGCAGTAGGTGAGGCGCCCGTCCCGGGTGAGGGTGGCGTAGAAGATCGTCACGAAGCGCGACTCGATGCCGCGCCGCACGAGCGCGGCGTTCACCAGCCTGATGGTCGCCGCCGGCCCCAGCGTGGATGCCGCCTGCGCCGCGAAGATGCCCTGCATCAGCGCGCTGAGCAGCGCCGCGGGAGGGCCTTTGCCCGCCACGTCGCCGAGCGCGAACCCGAACGCCGAGTCGCCGAGGTTGATGTAGTCGAAGAAGTCCCCGCCGATCGACCGGCACGGGATCGAGGCGGCCGCCGCCCGGAAGAAGGGACCTGCCTGTGTCGCTCTCGGCCACAGCGCCTGTTGAATCTCCGCCGCGATCCGCATCTCCTGCTCGAGCCGCGCCTTCTCGAGCGTTTCGCGGTACAGCCGCGCGTTCTCGATGGCCACGGCCGCCTCGGTGGCGAGCGTCTCAAGCGCGGTGCGCGTCGAGCTCGACAGCAGCGATCCCTTCTCGCGGCTGTCGAGATACAGCACGCCGATGCGGCGTTCCTCGCCCGCCTGGTCCGCGCGATCGATGTAGCGCACGAGCCGCAGCGGCACGCACAGCACGTTCCTGATGCCGAGCGCCACCGTCCCCATGTGGGCGTTCGCCAGCTCGCCGTCGAGCAGGTCGGCGACGATGCGCGCCTCGCCCGTGCGAAAGACCTCCTCCGGAATCTTCCGGCTGGTCATGAACGTGCCGCCCGGCAACGTGAGGCGGCCCCGCCCCCGGGCCAGCTTGAACTCCAGCTCGCCATCGGGCGCGGCAAGCATGATGAACCCGCGCTCCGCGCCGCCGACCTCGATCGCCGAATCCAGCACCAGCGCGAGCACGTCGTCGAGGACGCGGCCGGAACCGAGCGCGCGGAGGCCTTCGAGCAGCGCGGCAATCTGCCGCAGGTCGCCGATGGCGGTCGAGGTGGCGCGATCGGTCTGGAAGGGGGCGGCGGCGGCGGCGAGAAACACCAGCTCGGCTCCGCCCGCCCGGCCGAGGCGGATCCTGTCGCCATGCGCCAGCTCGCGCTCGGTCACCTGGTCGCCGTTGACGAACGTTCCGTAGCGGGAGCCTCTGTCGCGGACGGTGAAGCGCCCGGCCTGGCGCGAAATTTCGGCGTGATCGCGGGAGACCTCGCTGCCGGAGAGCCGGAGGTGATTGGTCTCCTTGCGCCCGATCGTAAACGTTTCCTGATCGATGGACACCAGCCGGCGTCCGTGCGCGTCGATGACCTCGAGGCTTGCCTCGGCCGTCGCAGGCATGCCGCGCAGTGTATCTCAGCGCCGTAGCCGGCGCCAGATGAGCAGGACCAGCGCAACGGCGGCGATCGACCACGCCAGCGCCCGCGGGATCTCGATCCGTCCAGCGCCGGCGATTCCGAGATACAGCGCGAAGAACACGAGCAGGAGGAGCGCCACGACGAGATCGAGCGACGAGCGGTATCGCCGCCGCGGGCGCGCCGCCGCGGGGCGGCGCACGGGATCCGTGGTGGCCGCGCCGCAGCGATAGCACACGATCGCCTTGTCGGCGATCTCGGTCCCGCAGCTTCGGCATGTCATCTGCCGGGACTCCCCAGCAGCGGACGCGCCAGTCCCATCAGCACGAGCACGAGGCCGAACACGCAGACGATTGTCGCGCCCGTGGGCAGATCCATGAGCAGCGACACGTAGACGCCGATGGCCGACACGAGCGTCCCCATGGTCCAGCCGATGGCGAGCCGCGGGCCGACGCGATCCGCGTAGAGCATGGCGGCCACCGACGGCACGATCAGATAGCAGAAGACGAGCAGCACGCCGGCGATCGCCACCGACGAGGTGACGACGAAGCCGAACGACGCGTAAAAGAGAAAATCCCAGGAGCGCACGCGCAGCCCGTTCGCTTCCGCCGCATCGGGGTCGAGCGAGATCGCCAGGAACTGCCTGCGCCACGCGTAGTGGAACGCGCCGATCACGCTGTAGAGGATCGCGGTCTTGATCACCTCGGGCCAGCCCACCGCGATGATGTTGCCGACGAGGATGAACTTCAGGTGCTCGGCCTGCGACGTGGATTTGGACATCGCGAGGATGGTCGCGGCCGACGCCACGGCGTACGCGATGCCGATCACGGCTTCCTGGGGGATGCGCGCATGCCGCATGCGGACGAGCGAGAAGATGGCGGCGCCGACCAGCGTGAACGACACGCTCACGACGTACGCGAACGTCGAATGGGGATCGCCGTTCGATCCCGGAAGCAGCAGTGCGATGGTGGTGCCGAACGCGGCAATCTGCGCGAGCGAGAGGTCCACGAAGATGACCCCTCGCTCCACCACGTGCACGCCGAGGTAGGCGTGAATGCCTGTCAGGATGAGGCTCGCGGCAAACGGCGCCGCGAGGAACTGCAGGGTGACGGCTAGATCGCTCACCTGGATCCTGTTTCCTTGATGGCGTTGATGAGAATGGTCAAATCATATTCGAAGAGGTCGAAATACGTCTTCACCGGGTCTGCGCCCCCCACCGACGGCGGCAGCACGACCACCCTGGCCCCGGTCTCGGCGGCCACACGGTTCGGCGTCCGCAGGTCGAAGTAGGGCTCCACCAGAATCAGCTTGATGCCCTGGCGCTTCATTTCCTGGATGAGCGCCAGCGTGTGCGAGGGGGACGGCGGGATGCCGGGTTTCGGCTCCACGTAGCCGACGACGTTGATGCCGAAGGCGTCGGCGAAGTTGGGCCAGGAGCGGTGGTAGGTGACAACCTTGATCCCCTTGTAGGGGGCGAACAGCGCGTTCCATCGCTGCTGCGCGGCCGCCAGCCGCTTGTCGAAGTCGGCGTGCCGCTGCGCGAAGTACGCCTCATCGCCGGGCTGCAGCTCCGCGAATTTCGCGCGCATCGCCTGCGCGAT
Coding sequences within it:
- a CDS encoding SpoIIE family protein phosphatase produces the protein MPATAEASLEVIDAHGRRLVSIDQETFTIGRKETNHLRLSGSEVSRDHAEISRQAGRFTVRDRGSRYGTFVNGDQVTERELAHGDRIRLGRAGGAELVFLAAAAAPFQTDRATSTAIGDLRQIAALLEGLRALGSGRVLDDVLALVLDSAIEVGGAERGFIMLAAPDGELEFKLARGRGRLTLPGGTFMTSRKIPEEVFRTGEARIVADLLDGELANAHMGTVALGIRNVLCVPLRLVRYIDRADQAGEERRIGVLYLDSREKGSLLSSSTRTALETLATEAAVAIENARLYRETLEKARLEQEMRIAAEIQQALWPRATQAGPFFRAAAASIPCRSIGGDFFDYINLGDSAFGFALGDVAGKGPPAALLSALMQGIFAAQAASTLGPAATIRLVNAALVRRGIESRFVTIFYATLTRDGRLTYCNAGHNPPLLVGKRALRKLEVGGPIVGLFEAASFDEETLMLTPGDRLVIFSDGVSEAVNAGGEEYGEPRIIDVLQQRPDADEPSDVLEGLLSSVREYATGVPQADDITAMVLRYDG
- a CDS encoding Ppx/GppA family phosphatase, with the translated sequence MRIAAIDLGSNSIHMIVVQVHGDLSFEVIDREKEMVRLGAGGLDGGHLTEQAVADALDVLSRYRRLADSHGVDEILAAATSATREAENGGDFLRRVEREVGIRVHVISGTEEARLIHLAAGYATDIGRRRGVVIDIGGGSVEITLGTSARPMLSRSFKMGVIRLAERFVASDPISDADERRLSRHILRQSGKYLDEIANRGFDRVIGTSGTILSLGALAAGQEAPKDLRNFRVSAKSIRRVRERLARLDLQRRLKLPGLDPKRADIAVPGSILLDTLLDRLGAREITLCDFALREGLVIDFIRRNTSTIRQLERYPDVRQRSVVELGQRCRFDADHSRHVADLAARLFDRTRRWHGLGERERQWLEYGALLHDVGVHISYERHHRHSYYLIKNGGLRGFEPEEIEVIALIARYHRRGTPKRAHEGFGTLPRALRRTVRVLATLVRLAEGLDRTRNGVIHDVEISPDDTSVSVRLSARGDAELELWAAQRQGSLVEQWVGLPIRFEVVSAAGEPAAGGETDGQQSDNTAPVSGQAVRGRRDRRLGKDNAAGAAGQVAQRRGAPRLRHRVELVGAGEGRHQGGEEEEPAHADDLQPAARHRLR
- a CDS encoding phosphate ABC transporter ATP-binding protein; this encodes MPAGARSAPAPERGPKITVSRLNFYYGQVRALQDIAIEVPERMVTAFIGPSGCGKSTFLRTLNRMNDLIPGVRVTGEVRIDGQDIYASSIDVVGLRRRVGMVFQKSNPFPKSVFENVAYGLRINRLAGSRAELHGRVEESLRAAALWDEVKDRLHAPAAALSGGQQQRLCIARALAVRPEVLLMDEPASALDPIATQRIEELIYELKERYTIVIVTHNMQQAARVSDLTAFFWLGKLVEVDETRRVFTAPREKLTEDYVTGRFG
- a CDS encoding thymidylate kinase, encoding MTPTPAGLYYGNPIPYLPIPVEGFPGKIIAVEGTDGVGRSTQIRLLREWLEVQGYGVVETGWTRSPLMSPTIDLAKSSNTLNKLTFTLLYATDFADRLEKEVIPALKAGFIVLTDRYLYTALARAGVRGIDRTWMRNLYSFAIAPHLVFYLRIDEKTLIRRVLQSRGMNFWESGMDLKLADDIYDSFRAYQRALLREYNAMAEEFSFRVIDARRKIDWIQEELRKQVGEFLAGAGT
- a CDS encoding metal ABC transporter permease translates to MSDLAVTLQFLAAPFAASLILTGIHAYLGVHVVERGVIFVDLSLAQIAAFGTTIALLLPGSNGDPHSTFAYVVSVSFTLVGAAIFSLVRMRHARIPQEAVIGIAYAVASAATILAMSKSTSQAEHLKFILVGNIIAVGWPEVIKTAILYSVIGAFHYAWRRQFLAISLDPDAAEANGLRVRSWDFLFYASFGFVVTSSVAIAGVLLVFCYLIVPSVAAMLYADRVGPRLAIGWTMGTLVSAIGVYVSLLMDLPTGATIVCVFGLVLVLMGLARPLLGSPGR
- the yacG gene encoding DNA gyrase inhibitor YacG — protein: MAPGEVCVYCRRRPVAPEWKPFCSQRCRMADLGRWLSQDYRVAGDTSPPESDDDDA
- a CDS encoding citrate synthase, whose translation is MPDTLTITDNRTGKQYEIPIQDDTIKAMDLRQIKVKPDDFGMMTYDPAFQNTAACRSRITYIDGDKGVLLYRGYPIEQLAEHSDFLETAYLLLFGELPTAAQMQAWIKEVTLHTMVHENIKKLMEAYQYDAHPMGIFLSTVGAFSTFYPDAKQIFNPEARRRQIVRLVAKVPTIAAYAFRHSIGRPYVYPDNDLSYTGNFLNMLFKMTELKYQSHPVLERALDVLFILHADHEQNCSTSAMRGIGSSHADPYSSMAGAAAALYGPLHGGANEAVLRMLHEIGSLSNVPAFIKKVKAGEGRLMGFGHRVYKSYDPRAKIIKKIADLVFAVTGRNPLLDIALELERIALEDEYFVNRKLYPNVDFYSGLIYQAMKFPVEMFPVLFAIPRAAGWMAQWEEMILDQDQKIARPRQIYVGSAKRDYVPRDKRKEV
- a CDS encoding thymidylate kinase, with translation MKAATKAGKKKNQLTPMTFSLLHATDFADRLLYSIIPPLKAGMVVLADRYAYTAFARDVARNVDRSWVRELYSFAVRPDLAVYFRVPIDVSLDRLLARRVKLKFYEAGMDMGWSTNPTESFRLFQGKVLEEYDRLVEEFGLDVIDATGSITEQQRVFRRVVAAYLGVPATDEPIEEAVEAAAAEGQGGRS
- a CDS encoding 2-isopropylmalate synthase yields the protein MHPLIFDWNQRGEAPAHAPMLDDETLRDGLQSPSVCAPAIEDKIRILHLMEALRIDTADIGLPGAGPHVVRDVELLAREIADAGLNIRPNCAARTVIADIRPIAEISQRVGIPIECCAFIGSSPIRQYAEGWTIDELQRWTEDAITFAVREGLPVMYVTEDTTRADPDSIRKLYSTALRAGASRLCVADTVGHATPAGARAVVRFIAEVIKESGGDQIGIDWHGHRDRDLGVISTIAAYEAGATRLHGTAIGIGERVGNTPMDLLLVNLVLMGYLNRDLTPLPEYARLVSDACRVPLPPNYPVLGRDAFRTATGVHAAAVVKAFRKNDRELADAVYSSVPARLIGREQEIEVGPMSGRSNVIYWLERRGLPAGDELVDRIFARAKRSATVLSEAEILDEIGS
- a CDS encoding zinc ABC transporter substrate-binding protein codes for the protein MKTLFLGPFSFFLAFFLSVQPASARLNVITTTEDLAAIAREIGGDRIKVEALARGYQDPHFVEAKPSFVIKLHNADLLIVVGRELEVGWLPALITQSRNAKLQPGAAGHLDASLSARILDIPTGQITRAMGDVHPLGNPHYWLSPDNGRRIAQAMRAKFAELQPGDEAYFAQRHADFDKRLAAAQQRWNALFAPYKGIKVVTYHRSWPNFADAFGINVVGYVEPKPGIPPSPSHTLALIQEMKRQGIKLILVEPYFDLRTPNRVAAETGARVVVLPPSVGGADPVKTYFDLFEYDLTILINAIKETGSR
- the phoU gene encoding phosphate signaling complex protein PhoU, yielding MPDTHRFQEEFDAFKARLLEMAGLAEERVRAVVRALVERDPDVIEQVAAGDDPINRLQVEIDNRGFLLLALYQPVATDLRAIMAALKINTDLERVGDLAVNIAEAARRCLTHPPVKPLIDIPRMAGIAEGMLRDSLDAFVRRDPALARDVLGRDDTLDTLKTQVFRELLTYMLQDPSTIEPALDLVLISRHLERIGDHATNVAEEVIFMVSARDVRHQAAEKA
- a CDS encoding protein tyrosine phosphatase family protein, translating into MSPRIGAALVVGSLAVPAAVAADTAAPIPRFHRVDGRLYRGAQPDAEGFRYLRDLGVRTVVNLRDDDEARTGAEQRIVESLGMRYIHLPVRDGNFFTRSRTIPGETIRSFFAVVDGAQDGPVFLHCRRGADRTGALVGFYRIARHRWDNARAYAEARAIGMRSWYTGLKKQIYGFAGVP